The Hymenobacter sp. 5317J-9 genome has a window encoding:
- a CDS encoding cytochrome b5 domain-containing protein, whose product MTVSEQQTNLPSYTKRQLALRNGQDRDEIWVAYQGRIYDVSRSRLWRRGNHYEHWAGQDLTAELDRDAPHTANVFDNFPVIGLLT is encoded by the coding sequence ATGACCGTTTCGGAACAACAGACCAACCTTCCCTCCTACACCAAGCGCCAGCTTGCCCTGCGCAACGGCCAGGACCGCGACGAAATCTGGGTAGCCTACCAGGGCCGGATTTACGACGTGAGCCGCTCGCGCTTGTGGCGGCGCGGCAACCACTACGAGCACTGGGCCGGCCAGGACCTCACCGCCGAGCTGGACCGCGACGCCCCGCACACGGCCAACGTTTTCGATAACTTTCCCGTCATTGGGCTTCTGACTTAA
- the murQ gene encoding N-acetylmuramic acid 6-phosphate etherase, whose protein sequence is MTTESPSEFNHLETLSTTELLAGMNRLDHTVPDTVAKALPQIERLVEAIVARLGAGGRLFYIGAGTSGRLGVVDASECPPTFGVPASLVVGIMAGGDGAIRQAVEGAEDDAEQAWIDLQQHNINANDVLVGIAASGRTPYVIGGLNKARAAGMATGCVVCNADSAVAAAAEFPVEVVTGPEFLTGSTRLKAGTAQKLVLNMLTTATFIRLGRVKGNKMVDMQLSNEKLVHRGEKMLMEELGIEEAEAVQLLKQHGSVRAALDARAKQ, encoded by the coding sequence ATGACCACTGAATCGCCGTCTGAATTCAACCACCTCGAAACCCTTTCCACCACCGAGCTGCTGGCCGGCATGAACCGCCTCGACCACACCGTGCCCGACACCGTGGCCAAAGCCCTGCCCCAGATTGAGCGGCTGGTAGAGGCCATTGTGGCGCGGCTGGGCGCCGGTGGGCGGTTGTTTTACATCGGGGCGGGCACCAGCGGGCGGCTGGGCGTGGTGGACGCGTCGGAGTGTCCGCCCACGTTCGGCGTGCCGGCAAGCCTAGTGGTAGGCATCATGGCGGGCGGCGACGGCGCCATTCGCCAAGCCGTGGAAGGCGCCGAAGACGACGCCGAACAGGCCTGGATTGATTTGCAGCAGCACAACATCAACGCCAACGACGTGCTGGTGGGCATTGCGGCTTCGGGCCGCACGCCCTACGTCATTGGCGGATTGAACAAGGCGCGGGCGGCGGGCATGGCTACTGGCTGCGTAGTGTGCAACGCCGATTCGGCCGTGGCCGCCGCCGCCGAGTTTCCGGTGGAAGTGGTGACGGGGCCGGAGTTTCTCACGGGCAGCACCCGCCTCAAGGCTGGCACGGCGCAGAAGCTGGTGCTGAATATGCTGACCACCGCCACGTTTATTCGCCTGGGCCGTGTGAAGGGCAACAAGATGGTCGACATGCAGCTCTCGAACGAAAAGCTGGTGCACCGCGGCGAGAAAATGCTCATGGAAGAGCTCGGCATTGAAGAAGCCGAAGCCGTGCAGTTGCTGAAGCAGCACGGCAGCGTGCGGGCCGCGCTCGATGCCCGGGCCAAGCAGTAA